A window from Micromonospora terminaliae encodes these proteins:
- a CDS encoding inositol-3-phosphate synthase produces the protein MGSVRVAIVGVGNCASSLVQGVEYYRNADPNDRVPGLMHVTFGDYHVSDVKFVAAFDVDAKKVGMDLAEAIVASENNTIKLCDVPPTGVTVQRGPTFDGLGQYYREIIEESDVEPVDVAQALRDAQVDVVVSYLPVGSEQADKFYAQAAIDAGCAFVNALPVFIASDPEWAKKFEDAGLPIVGDDIKSQVGATIVHRALAKLFEDRGVELLRTYQLNFGGNMDFMNMLERNRLVSKKISKTQSVTSQIPHEMQKSDVHIGPSDHVPWLDDRKWAYIRLEGRSFGDTPLNAELKLEVWDSPNSAGVIIDAVRAAKIALDRKIGGPILSASSYFMKSPPKQYADHDAHAAVEAFIAGEVER, from the coding sequence ATGGGCTCCGTCCGCGTCGCCATCGTCGGTGTGGGTAACTGCGCCTCGTCCCTCGTGCAGGGCGTGGAGTACTACCGGAACGCCGACCCGAACGACCGCGTCCCGGGTCTCATGCACGTCACCTTCGGCGACTACCACGTCTCTGACGTGAAGTTCGTCGCGGCGTTCGACGTGGACGCCAAGAAGGTGGGCATGGACCTCGCCGAGGCCATCGTGGCCAGCGAAAACAACACCATCAAGCTGTGCGACGTGCCGCCGACCGGCGTCACCGTGCAGCGCGGCCCGACCTTCGACGGTCTCGGCCAGTACTACCGCGAGATCATCGAGGAGTCGGACGTCGAGCCGGTCGACGTGGCGCAGGCGCTGCGCGACGCGCAGGTCGACGTGGTCGTCTCCTACCTGCCGGTGGGCTCCGAGCAGGCCGACAAGTTCTACGCCCAGGCCGCGATCGACGCCGGCTGCGCGTTCGTGAACGCCCTGCCGGTCTTCATCGCCTCCGACCCGGAGTGGGCGAAGAAGTTCGAGGACGCGGGCCTGCCGATCGTCGGTGACGACATCAAGAGCCAGGTCGGCGCCACCATCGTGCACCGCGCCCTGGCGAAGCTCTTCGAGGACCGCGGGGTCGAGCTGCTGCGCACGTACCAGCTCAACTTCGGCGGCAACATGGACTTCATGAACATGCTGGAGCGCAACCGCCTGGTCTCGAAGAAGATCTCGAAGACCCAGTCGGTGACCTCCCAGATCCCGCACGAAATGCAGAAGAGCGACGTGCACATCGGCCCGTCCGACCACGTGCCGTGGCTGGACGACCGCAAGTGGGCGTACATCCGCCTGGAGGGCCGCTCCTTCGGTGACACCCCGCTGAACGCCGAGCTGAAGCTCGAGGTGTGGGACTCGCCGAACTCGGCCGGTGTCATCATCGACGCCGTCCGGGCCGCGAAGATCGCGCTGGACCGGAAGATCGGTGGCCCGATCCTCTCCGCGTCCTCGTACTTCATGAAGTCCCCGCCGAAGCAGTACGCCGACCACGACGCGCACGCCGCCGTCGAGGCGTTCATCGCCGGCGAGGTCGAGCGCTGA
- a CDS encoding NfeD family protein codes for MLRGIDTVQVVATGTLIFLIIGGAGVAVLTLALLGSGVLHLGHPDVDGPVSLEAVAGFTGAFGFGAAIVNELLGGRTPGMIAAAVAGGALAAVPTGWLAARLSRAARNMRTDATPTRDHLVGAIGLVVTPVPADGYGEVRVRLAGQPVKLNARADRPIPVGARIFVVEALSETSVHVETY; via the coding sequence ATGTTGCGCGGGATCGATACCGTGCAGGTCGTGGCCACGGGGACGCTCATCTTCCTGATCATCGGTGGGGCGGGGGTCGCGGTGCTGACGCTCGCCCTGCTCGGGTCGGGCGTGCTGCACCTCGGCCATCCGGACGTCGACGGGCCGGTGTCGCTGGAGGCGGTCGCCGGGTTCACCGGCGCGTTCGGGTTCGGCGCCGCGATCGTCAACGAGCTGCTCGGTGGGCGTACCCCCGGGATGATCGCGGCGGCGGTGGCCGGCGGCGCGCTCGCCGCCGTGCCCACCGGCTGGCTCGCGGCCCGGCTCAGCCGCGCGGCCCGGAACATGCGCACGGACGCCACGCCGACCCGTGACCACCTGGTCGGCGCCATCGGCCTGGTGGTGACCCCGGTCCCCGCCGACGGCTACGGCGAGGTCCGGGTACGCCTCGCCGGCCAGCCCGTCAAACTCAACGCCCGCGCCGACCGTCCGATCCCGGTCGGTGCCCGGATCTTCGTGGTCGAAGCACTCAGCGAGACCAGCGTGCACGTCGAGACCTACTGA
- a CDS encoding methylated-DNA--[protein]-cysteine S-methyltransferase yields the protein MRWTVLDSPIGEFSVGTDTDAVRAAHFGRVASATDEPGDEVARLAVAELRAYFAGELTGFTVPVVAPRGSEFERAVWREMTRIPYGETKTYGEVAKAVGDPGGARAVGVACNRNPIPVLVPCHRIVGAGGKLVGFGGGLPRKVTLLELEAAVALRRAWS from the coding sequence ATGCGTTGGACCGTGCTCGACTCACCGATCGGGGAGTTCTCCGTCGGCACCGACACCGACGCCGTCCGCGCGGCGCACTTCGGCCGCGTGGCGTCGGCGACCGACGAGCCCGGCGACGAGGTCGCGCGGCTGGCGGTGGCCGAGCTGCGGGCCTACTTCGCCGGCGAACTCACCGGGTTCACCGTGCCGGTGGTGGCGCCGCGTGGCTCGGAGTTCGAGCGCGCGGTCTGGCGCGAGATGACCCGGATCCCCTACGGGGAGACGAAGACCTACGGCGAGGTGGCGAAGGCGGTCGGCGATCCGGGAGGGGCCCGGGCGGTCGGGGTGGCCTGCAACCGCAACCCGATCCCGGTGCTCGTGCCCTGCCACCGGATCGTCGGGGCGGGCGGCAAGCTGGTGGGCTTCGGCGGCGGGCTCCCGCGCAAGGTCACCCTGCTCGAACTCGAAGCGGCCGTGGCGCTGCGCCGCGCCTGGTCCTGA
- a CDS encoding PadR family transcriptional regulator: MLEFAILGLLQEAPMHGYELRKELTAKLGAIRAAISYGSLYPTLRRLQAAGWITEAAETPATAEEVPALTSRRGRVVYTITAEGKERFAQLIAQAGPETYDDTGFGVHFAFFARTDQATRLRILEGRRRKIEERREGLRDVLGRAAERLDAYTLELQRHGLDACEREVRWLEELIANERSGRAPTVPQPGTAGGRRENDSPPPPGESRKERP; this comes from the coding sequence GTGCTCGAGTTCGCCATCCTGGGTCTCCTGCAGGAGGCTCCGATGCACGGCTACGAGCTGCGCAAGGAGCTGACCGCCAAGCTCGGCGCCATCCGGGCGGCGATCAGCTACGGCTCGCTCTACCCGACCCTGCGACGGCTGCAGGCGGCGGGCTGGATCACCGAAGCCGCCGAGACACCCGCGACCGCCGAGGAGGTTCCCGCGCTGACCAGCCGACGCGGTCGGGTGGTCTACACCATTACCGCCGAGGGCAAGGAACGCTTCGCCCAGCTCATAGCGCAGGCTGGACCCGAGACGTACGACGACACGGGCTTCGGCGTGCACTTCGCGTTCTTCGCCCGGACCGACCAGGCCACCCGGCTCCGGATCCTGGAAGGTCGTCGCCGGAAGATCGAGGAGCGTCGCGAGGGCCTTCGTGACGTGCTCGGCCGGGCGGCCGAGCGGCTCGACGCGTACACCCTGGAACTGCAACGCCACGGGCTCGACGCCTGTGAGCGCGAGGTCCGCTGGCTGGAGGAGCTCATCGCCAACGAGCGCTCCGGCCGGGCCCCGACGGTCCCCCAACCCGGGACGGCCGGCGGCCGCAGAGAAAACGACAGCCCGCCCCCGCCTGGAGAGTCCAGGAAAGAGCGGCCGTGA
- a CDS encoding DUF5318 domain-containing protein — MRTQRQVVDYSLQKRAVLRELLTGRIGTYDVCDASPYLKNAARFHGEPTDERCPICRSENLIHVHYIYGDELKQSAGQARTRAELPVLAMTLREFQVFVVEVCPGCDWNHLVEQFLLGRDGLAGGTEDAAEQETATGSTPRRRREAQR, encoded by the coding sequence ATGCGTACGCAGCGCCAGGTCGTCGACTACTCGCTCCAGAAGCGAGCGGTGCTGCGCGAACTCCTCACCGGGCGGATCGGCACCTACGACGTCTGCGACGCCTCGCCGTACCTGAAGAACGCCGCTCGCTTCCATGGCGAGCCCACCGACGAGCGCTGCCCGATCTGCCGCAGTGAGAACCTCATCCACGTCCACTACATTTACGGCGACGAACTCAAGCAGTCGGCGGGCCAGGCGCGCACCCGGGCGGAGTTGCCGGTCCTGGCCATGACGCTGCGTGAGTTCCAGGTGTTCGTGGTGGAGGTGTGCCCCGGCTGCGACTGGAACCATCTCGTCGAGCAGTTCCTGCTCGGCCGGGACGGGCTGGCCGGCGGCACGGAGGACGCGGCGGAGCAGGAGACCGCGACCGGCTCCACCCCTCGGCGAAGGCGAGAGGCGCAACGGTGA
- a CDS encoding PD40 domain-containing protein codes for MTTSLDETLRAAVRDLADGAGPAPDLAARALGRGRRLRRRRRVTAAAAALVAVAAVTLPFVLLRPRPAPPPTTPPTTATPSPSMRPTPGADWAGKPLVLPGDWVVTRAQAAGGSGGGVLLDRKRGRYFSTDRYDGIFPAPTGSLVAVRDDDRPREIGLFDLASGKTRWYEVGRALSTPRWSPDGRRLLFTSHQVDHFGFIVLHPDGTRQVHPVGLLGWPCADSCEFTWTRDGREVALTLSKRRSESWPRDLAKGVQLLSAEDGRPTRLVTMPGGPVGPDAWSPDGRYVVVQGQQEPLLVETATGRVVNPLPTADVVWVTDDRLLYRRPNGSRDFVLADPSGRELVRQPLPKQLVGLELSVAPG; via the coding sequence ATGACCACGTCGCTGGACGAGACCCTCCGGGCGGCCGTACGCGACCTCGCGGACGGCGCCGGCCCCGCCCCGGACCTGGCCGCCCGGGCGCTCGGCCGGGGCCGGCGGCTGCGCCGCCGGCGGCGGGTGACCGCGGCCGCGGCAGCCCTGGTCGCGGTGGCCGCCGTGACGCTCCCGTTCGTGCTGCTCCGGCCCCGCCCGGCCCCACCCCCCACGACGCCACCCACGACCGCCACCCCGTCGCCCTCGATGCGGCCCACCCCGGGCGCGGACTGGGCCGGGAAACCACTGGTGCTGCCCGGAGACTGGGTGGTGACCCGGGCGCAGGCCGCCGGCGGTTCCGGCGGCGGAGTCCTGCTGGACCGGAAACGAGGTCGCTACTTCAGCACCGACCGCTACGACGGCATCTTCCCGGCGCCCACCGGCTCCCTCGTCGCGGTCCGGGACGACGACCGTCCCCGGGAGATCGGCCTGTTCGATCTCGCCAGCGGAAAGACCCGCTGGTACGAGGTCGGCCGGGCGCTCTCCACACCGCGCTGGTCGCCGGACGGACGGCGGCTGCTGTTCACCAGCCACCAGGTGGACCATTTCGGCTTCATCGTGCTGCACCCGGACGGCACCAGACAGGTCCACCCCGTGGGCCTCCTCGGCTGGCCCTGCGCGGACTCCTGCGAATTCACGTGGACGCGGGACGGCCGGGAGGTGGCGCTGACGCTGAGCAAGCGTCGTTCGGAGAGCTGGCCCCGGGATCTCGCCAAGGGCGTGCAACTCCTCTCGGCGGAGGACGGCCGGCCCACGCGTCTGGTGACCATGCCGGGCGGGCCGGTCGGCCCGGACGCCTGGTCGCCGGACGGGAGGTACGTGGTCGTGCAGGGGCAGCAGGAGCCGCTGCTGGTGGAAACGGCCACCGGCCGGGTGGTGAACCCGCTGCCCACCGCCGACGTCGTCTGGGTCACCGACGACCGGCTGCTCTACCGCCGGCCGAACGGGTCGCGCGACTTCGTGCTCGCCGACCCGTCCGGGCGGGAACTGGTCCGCCAGCCGCTGCCGAAGCAGCTGGTCGGCCTTGAGTTGAGCGTCGCTCCAGGCTGA
- a CDS encoding flotillin family protein, whose translation MPLLVAIGGAVLLAVVLVLFVLSRIKVAGPNEAFIVTGRKGRTTQTADGGRSTDMSGQKVVLGASVFVLPVVQKLQSLDLSSRRIDVGIKGAVSKQGIRTDLHGVAIVKVGGTEDAIRAAAQRFLHQQDEIEDFTREVLAGALRSIVGRLTVEEVIRDRAAFASAVAEEAEHSMTNQGLVLDTFQLQDILAEGSYLSDLGRPEAARVLKDAAIAEARARQQAEQERLLAEEAIAEANRNLSLKQAAIQAEIDAAKAKSAAAGPLAQAERDQAILTEQQKVAERNAELKQRQLDTEVRKPADAARYKVEQEAEAARNAAVLTADAQRQATIAAAQAAAEQARLTGEGERARRAALAEANAIEGAKEGEAEQRRRSAIAEAVEREGQAEAAAILARGQAEADAMARKAEAFAAYGEAAVLDLLVKVLPQVVEAASAPIGAIDKMTVISTDGASSLTKSVAGNVAQGLQLGSDLTGIDLAGLLAKLGSAHANGRNTVDGSAVNP comes from the coding sequence ATGCCCCTGCTCGTCGCCATCGGCGGCGCGGTCCTCCTCGCCGTCGTCCTCGTCCTCTTCGTGCTCTCCCGGATCAAGGTGGCCGGGCCGAACGAGGCGTTCATCGTCACCGGCCGCAAGGGCCGGACCACCCAGACCGCCGACGGCGGACGCTCCACCGACATGTCCGGGCAGAAGGTCGTGCTCGGCGCGTCGGTCTTCGTGCTGCCCGTCGTGCAGAAGCTCCAGTCCCTCGACCTGTCCAGCCGACGGATCGACGTCGGCATCAAGGGCGCCGTGAGCAAGCAGGGCATCCGCACCGACCTGCACGGCGTCGCGATCGTCAAGGTCGGCGGCACCGAGGACGCCATCCGCGCGGCCGCCCAGCGCTTCCTGCACCAGCAGGACGAGATCGAGGACTTCACCCGGGAGGTGCTCGCCGGCGCGCTGCGCTCGATCGTCGGCCGGCTCACCGTCGAGGAGGTCATCCGGGACCGGGCGGCGTTCGCCAGCGCGGTGGCCGAGGAGGCCGAGCACTCGATGACCAACCAGGGCCTCGTGCTGGACACCTTTCAGCTCCAGGACATCCTGGCCGAGGGGTCCTACCTGTCCGACCTCGGCCGCCCCGAGGCGGCCCGGGTGCTCAAGGACGCGGCCATCGCCGAGGCGCGGGCCCGGCAGCAGGCCGAGCAGGAGCGGCTGCTCGCCGAGGAGGCGATCGCCGAGGCGAACCGGAACCTGTCGCTCAAGCAGGCCGCCATCCAGGCCGAGATCGACGCGGCCAAGGCGAAGTCGGCGGCGGCCGGCCCGCTCGCCCAGGCCGAGCGGGACCAGGCGATCCTCACCGAGCAGCAGAAGGTGGCCGAGCGCAACGCCGAGCTGAAGCAGCGCCAGCTCGACACCGAGGTGCGCAAGCCGGCCGACGCGGCGCGCTACAAGGTCGAGCAGGAGGCCGAGGCGGCCCGCAACGCGGCGGTGCTCACCGCGGACGCGCAGCGGCAGGCCACCATCGCCGCCGCGCAGGCCGCCGCCGAGCAGGCCCGGCTCACCGGTGAGGGCGAACGGGCCCGCCGGGCCGCGCTGGCCGAGGCCAACGCGATCGAGGGTGCCAAGGAGGGTGAGGCCGAGCAGCGCCGGCGTTCCGCGATCGCCGAGGCCGTCGAGCGCGAGGGCCAGGCCGAGGCCGCGGCCATCCTGGCCCGTGGGCAGGCGGAGGCCGACGCGATGGCCCGCAAGGCCGAGGCGTTCGCCGCGTACGGCGAGGCGGCGGTGCTGGACCTGCTGGTCAAGGTGCTGCCGCAGGTGGTCGAGGCGGCCAGCGCCCCGATCGGCGCGATCGACAAGATGACGGTCATCTCGACCGACGGCGCCTCGTCGCTGACGAAGTCGGTCGCCGGCAACGTGGCGCAGGGCCTCCAGCTCGGCAGCGACCTCACCGGCATCGACCTGGCCGGGCTGCTCGCCAAGCTGGGCAGCGCGCACGCCAACGGCAGGAACACCGTGGACGGCAGCGCCGTCAACCCCTGA
- a CDS encoding SigE family RNA polymerase sigma factor, translating into MAEVDGEFTAFVNERGGALLRVAYALAGNQHAAEDLLQNALAKAYARWPRIRGDAEPYVKRILYHDQVSGWRRRARRPEVPVADVPERAAHGEDSDLRLLLRDALRELPPRQRAVLTLRYLEDLSVEQTAELLGCRTGTVASQSAKALAKLRQLVPGLDERTSRAEVTR; encoded by the coding sequence GTGGCAGAGGTCGACGGGGAGTTCACCGCGTTCGTCAACGAGCGGGGAGGGGCCCTGCTGCGCGTGGCGTACGCGCTGGCCGGGAACCAGCATGCGGCGGAGGACCTGCTCCAGAACGCGCTGGCCAAGGCGTACGCCCGCTGGCCCCGGATCCGCGGCGACGCGGAGCCGTATGTGAAACGGATCCTCTACCACGACCAGGTCTCCGGTTGGCGGCGCCGGGCACGGCGCCCGGAGGTGCCGGTCGCGGACGTGCCGGAGCGGGCGGCGCACGGCGAGGACAGCGACCTGCGGCTGCTGCTGCGGGACGCGCTCCGGGAGCTGCCGCCCCGGCAGCGGGCCGTGCTGACCCTGCGCTACCTGGAGGACCTGAGCGTCGAACAGACCGCGGAGCTGCTCGGCTGCCGCACCGGCACGGTGGCCAGCCAGAGCGCCAAGGCCCTGGCCAAGCTCCGGCAACTGGTGCCGGGCCTGGACGAGCGGACCAGCCGAGCGGAGGTGACCCGATGA
- a CDS encoding S8 family serine peptidase, with translation MRRSGALRRSALVGLALTSATSVICATTGGPALADPSNTPRAAVRGADTAGAVPDRYIVVLADGKATPAEVRADASALADKHGGSVRRVFSKALRGYSATMNRRQAEMLAADPDVAYVQQVQRWSATGSQSGTPSWGLDRIDQTSAKANGVYTYPATGAGVTAYVIDTGIDIAHQDFGGRASNGYDAVDQDNVAQDCDGHGTHVAGTIGGTKYGVAKQVDLVAVRVLDCEGSGTSEQVLAGIDWVTANAVKPAVANMSLGFGATDQAVNDAVTRSIASGVTYAVAAGNSMQDACGVSPANVPAAITVGATDQVDLRAWFSNYGRCLDTFAPGTGIVSAKMGTTDGSVAMNGTSMASPHVAGAAALLLEAHPTWSPQQVRDSIVTTGVGGAVHDTMGSIDRLLHVGAVPTARTSYALKARVNGRYVTAESGGNRPLIARGTAIGAWEKYDVVDAGSGLVGLRARTNNKFVTAESGGNRPLIARSAVIGAWEKFQIIDNTDGTISLKATVNGRYVTAPSTTSPLIATKTAIGTAEKFDWDASAPVVGLKSLANNKFVMAENGGSLPLVAKAAAVGSWEQFEIVSVGDGFFGLKALINGKFVTAESAGTKPLIARATAIGPWETFDFLDYNPDGSIYLRAYVDGQAVTAGSTGTSQLISSRTVDWNSETLGLGIGEKFVVAVS, from the coding sequence GTGAGACGCTCCGGCGCGTTGCGCCGTTCTGCGCTGGTGGGGCTCGCCCTCACCTCGGCAACCTCCGTCATCTGCGCCACCACCGGCGGCCCCGCCCTGGCCGACCCGAGCAACACCCCGCGGGCCGCGGTCCGGGGCGCCGACACCGCCGGTGCGGTGCCGGACCGCTACATCGTCGTCCTCGCGGACGGCAAGGCCACCCCCGCCGAGGTGCGGGCGGACGCGTCGGCGCTGGCCGACAAGCACGGCGGGTCGGTCCGCCGGGTGTTCAGCAAGGCGCTGCGCGGCTACTCCGCCACCATGAACCGCCGGCAGGCGGAGATGCTCGCCGCCGACCCCGACGTCGCCTACGTCCAGCAGGTGCAGCGCTGGTCGGCCACCGGCAGCCAGAGCGGCACCCCGTCGTGGGGCCTGGACCGGATCGACCAGACCAGCGCGAAGGCCAACGGCGTCTACACCTACCCGGCGACCGGGGCCGGGGTGACCGCGTACGTCATCGACACCGGCATCGACATCGCCCACCAGGACTTCGGCGGGCGGGCCAGCAACGGCTACGACGCCGTCGACCAGGACAACGTGGCGCAGGACTGCGACGGCCACGGCACGCACGTGGCGGGCACCATCGGCGGCACGAAGTACGGTGTGGCCAAGCAGGTCGACCTCGTCGCCGTACGGGTGCTGGACTGCGAGGGCAGCGGCACCAGCGAGCAGGTGCTCGCCGGCATCGACTGGGTCACCGCCAACGCCGTCAAGCCGGCCGTCGCCAACATGAGCCTCGGCTTCGGCGCCACCGACCAGGCGGTCAACGACGCGGTCACCCGCTCCATCGCCTCCGGTGTCACGTACGCCGTCGCGGCCGGCAACAGCATGCAGGACGCCTGCGGCGTCTCCCCGGCGAACGTGCCGGCGGCCATCACGGTGGGCGCGACCGACCAGGTGGACCTCCGGGCCTGGTTCTCCAACTACGGCCGCTGCCTGGACACCTTCGCACCGGGCACCGGCATCGTCTCCGCCAAGATGGGCACCACCGACGGCTCGGTGGCGATGAACGGCACCTCGATGGCCTCCCCGCACGTGGCGGGCGCCGCCGCTCTCCTGCTGGAGGCGCACCCGACCTGGAGCCCGCAGCAGGTGCGCGACTCCATCGTCACCACCGGCGTCGGCGGCGCGGTGCACGACACCATGGGCTCGATCGACCGGCTCCTGCACGTCGGCGCGGTCCCGACGGCCCGCACCTCGTACGCCCTGAAGGCCCGGGTCAACGGCCGTTACGTGACCGCCGAGAGTGGCGGCAACCGGCCGCTGATCGCCCGGGGAACCGCCATCGGGGCCTGGGAGAAGTACGACGTGGTCGACGCCGGCAGCGGCCTGGTCGGTCTGCGCGCCCGGACGAACAACAAGTTCGTGACCGCGGAGAGCGGCGGCAACCGGCCGCTGATCGCCCGCTCCGCCGTGATCGGCGCCTGGGAGAAGTTCCAGATCATCGACAACACGGACGGCACCATCAGCCTGAAGGCGACCGTCAACGGCCGGTACGTCACCGCGCCGAGCACCACCTCTCCGCTGATCGCCACCAAGACCGCGATCGGCACCGCCGAGAAGTTCGACTGGGACGCGTCGGCCCCGGTCGTCGGCCTCAAGTCGCTCGCGAACAACAAGTTCGTCATGGCGGAGAACGGCGGGAGCCTGCCGCTGGTCGCCAAGGCGGCGGCCGTCGGATCCTGGGAGCAGTTCGAGATCGTCAGCGTCGGTGACGGATTCTTCGGCCTCAAGGCGCTGATCAACGGCAAGTTCGTGACCGCGGAGAGCGCCGGCACGAAGCCGCTGATCGCCCGGGCCACCGCGATCGGCCCGTGGGAGACGTTCGACTTCCTCGACTACAACCCGGACGGTTCGATCTACCTGCGGGCGTACGTCGACGGGCAGGCCGTCACCGCCGGCAGCACCGGAACCAGCCAGCTCATCTCCAGCCGCACCGTCGACTGGAACAGCGAGACCCTGGGCCTCGGCATCGGCGAGAAGTTCGTCGTCGCGGTCAGCTGA